The following are encoded together in the Xanthobacter autotrophicus Py2 genome:
- a CDS encoding 5-carboxymethyl-2-hydroxymuconate Delta-isomerase (PFAM: fumarylacetoacetate (FAA) hydrolase~KEGG: pol:Bpro_3959 5-carboxymethyl-2-hydroxymuconate delta-isomerase), whose product MKLVRFGEKGQEKPGLIDSTGKVRDLSSVIPDLAGEALSPASLTKIAAVDPTSLPLAPEGVRLGSCVARPGNFVAVGLNFADHAAETNNPIPDEPVLFNKAPNCVVGPDDDVMIPKGSLKLDWEVELAFVIGTRARYVEEKDALDHVAGYFICNDVSERHFQIERGGQWAKGKGSETFGPLGPWLVTKDEIPDTSDLAMWLEVNGEKVQNGSTKTMIFRIPFLVHYISQFMVLEPGDVITTGTPPGVGLGFKPPRFLKAGDVMRVGIAGLGVQQQTVVPFQL is encoded by the coding sequence ATGAAGCTGGTCCGCTTCGGGGAAAAAGGGCAGGAAAAGCCGGGTCTAATCGATTCAACCGGTAAGGTGCGCGACCTGTCCTCGGTCATCCCCGACCTCGCCGGCGAGGCGCTCTCGCCCGCCAGCCTCACCAAGATCGCGGCGGTCGATCCGACCTCCCTGCCGCTCGCTCCCGAGGGCGTACGCCTCGGCTCCTGCGTGGCACGACCGGGTAATTTTGTCGCCGTGGGCCTCAATTTCGCGGACCATGCCGCCGAGACCAACAATCCCATCCCGGACGAGCCGGTGCTGTTCAACAAGGCGCCGAACTGCGTTGTCGGTCCGGATGACGACGTGATGATCCCCAAGGGCTCGCTGAAGCTCGACTGGGAAGTGGAGCTGGCCTTCGTCATCGGCACCCGCGCCCGCTATGTGGAGGAGAAGGACGCCCTCGACCACGTGGCCGGCTATTTCATCTGCAACGACGTGTCCGAGCGCCATTTCCAGATCGAGCGCGGCGGCCAGTGGGCCAAGGGCAAGGGCAGCGAGACCTTCGGACCGCTCGGCCCCTGGCTGGTGACCAAGGACGAGATCCCCGACACCTCGGATCTCGCCATGTGGCTCGAGGTCAACGGCGAGAAGGTGCAGAACGGCTCGACGAAGACCATGATCTTCCGCATCCCGTTCCTGGTGCACTACATCAGCCAGTTCATGGTGCTGGAGCCCGGCGACGTGATCACCACCGGAACCCCGCCCGGCGTCGGCCTCGGCTTCAAGCCGCCGCGTTTCCTGAAGGCAGGCGACGTGATGCGCGTCGGCATCGCCGGCCTCGGCGTGCAGCAGCAGACCGTGGTCCCGTTCCAGCTGTGA
- a CDS encoding Lysine exporter protein (LYSE/YGGA) (PFAM: Lysine exporter protein (LYSE/YGGA)~KEGG: pen:PSEEN2002 transporter, LysE family) yields the protein MHAMLRTLPMIDQILPLVLFCFVAGVTPGPNNLIAAASGSRFGFRRTVPQMLGVAAGFPLLVLAIGLGLGRLFVAVPALHLALKLAGAAYLLYLAWSLLHADAPDAGESGAESAPSFFGSAAFQWVNPKAWTVALSVIPTFVDPARDVLAQVLTVALVFSLTALPSLALWAMFGVALSQLLSDEKLRRRVNGLLAASVAASVLLLFF from the coding sequence ATGCATGCCATGCTCCGAACCCTGCCGATGATTGACCAGATCCTGCCCCTCGTCCTGTTCTGTTTCGTGGCCGGCGTCACGCCCGGACCCAACAACCTGATCGCTGCGGCGTCCGGGTCGCGCTTCGGCTTCCGGCGGACCGTGCCGCAAATGCTGGGGGTGGCGGCGGGATTTCCGCTGCTGGTCCTGGCCATCGGCCTCGGGCTCGGCCGCCTGTTCGTGGCAGTGCCGGCCCTGCATCTGGCGCTCAAGCTGGCCGGTGCCGCCTATCTGCTCTACCTCGCCTGGAGCCTGCTCCATGCCGACGCACCGGACGCTGGGGAAAGCGGAGCAGAGTCGGCACCCTCCTTCTTCGGGTCGGCCGCTTTCCAGTGGGTCAATCCGAAGGCCTGGACGGTGGCCCTGAGCGTCATTCCGACTTTCGTCGACCCGGCGCGAGATGTCCTGGCGCAGGTTCTGACCGTTGCGCTGGTATTCTCGCTGACGGCGCTGCCATCGCTGGCGCTTTGGGCGATGTTCGGCGTCGCGTTGTCGCAGCTGCTTTCAGACGAAAAGCTGCGTCGACGCGTCAATGGACTTTTAGCCGCCTCTGTAGCTGCCAGTGTATTACTGCTGTTTTTCTGA